From a single bacterium genomic region:
- a CDS encoding DUF4143 domain-containing protein produces the protein MIRQARTEPNIPGLVESVVLTALFRSEERPLAEEFAVPRALFYWRSKAGGEVDALVGAGRETIPVEVKYRAQVRGRDLAPLARSFPRGIVVTRDALDLSNPRFPRVPAAMFLWLLGRGRTSNGLTGLPSPSDPGRRAA, from the coding sequence GTGATCCGCCAGGCGCGGACTGAACCCAACATACCCGGCCTGGTCGAGAGCGTCGTCCTGACCGCGCTGTTTCGCAGCGAGGAACGGCCGTTGGCGGAGGAGTTCGCCGTCCCAAGAGCGTTGTTCTATTGGCGCTCCAAGGCAGGAGGCGAGGTGGACGCGCTGGTTGGCGCGGGACGCGAAACCATCCCCGTAGAGGTCAAGTATCGAGCCCAGGTGCGCGGCCGCGATCTTGCACCCCTGGCCCGCTCCTTTCCGCGTGGCATCGTCGTCACCCGCGACGCGCTCGACCTCAGCAACCCACGCTTCCCCCGGGTGCCGGCAGCGATGTTCCTCTGGCTGCTCGGCAGGGGACGCACGTCGAACGGTCTTACGGGGCTTCCATCTCCATCCGATCCAGGAAGGCGCGCGGCGTGA
- a CDS encoding PIN domain-containing protein: MRADTERFLDALRPHTLVAVDSNVLLYHLEGLASYVDLTMALLTRLAEGEFRLVVSTVSVVEILAGPYMARDEAKAARAAAFLRGMPNAVLADVTVPIAERAARLRALGLRMPDALVLGTAMVHGAGALVTNDPVFRRPIPDAPVVILLDDYV; encoded by the coding sequence GTGCGGGCGGACACGGAGCGTTTCCTGGACGCGCTTCGGCCTCACACCTTGGTTGCGGTGGACTCCAACGTTCTGCTCTACCACCTGGAGGGTCTGGCATCATACGTGGATCTCACGATGGCGCTCTTGACCCGTTTGGCCGAGGGGGAGTTCCGCCTGGTCGTCTCAACGGTGTCGGTCGTCGAGATTCTCGCCGGCCCGTACATGGCACGGGACGAGGCGAAGGCGGCCCGCGCGGCCGCGTTCCTCCGAGGGATGCCCAATGCGGTGCTGGCGGACGTGACGGTGCCGATCGCTGAGCGGGCGGCCCGGCTCCGGGCGCTCGGCCTGCGCATGCCGGACGCGCTGGTCCTGGGCACGGCCATGGTGCACGGCGCAGGCGCGCTCGTCACAAACGACCCTGTCTTCCGGAGGCCGATCCCTGATGCCCCGGTGGTCATCCTGCTGGATGACTATGTGTAG
- a CDS encoding AAA family ATPase, with amino-acid sequence MIRQSLRETPYEGVLYYACDLDTDPDVIRQAVQTAKRLRPQSRRWRIFLDEVSAIPRWPQAVKWLRDNTPAREDTFILTGSSAIEVAAGADRLPGRRGRVARPDRILLPLSFADFARLHGVAPPVEMAVSAFLDPAAQREIEPMLLHQPQLQGLLERYMRVGGFPAAVIDEHVSGRVAESTVRMLWEMIEGEAQRHRRDPVRLFRTLEHIVTSLSGPTEWTALGEAIDADRRTAEEYVRLLARMFLVVVLFRRDPPGAD; translated from the coding sequence ATGATCCGGCAAAGCCTACGCGAAACCCCCTATGAAGGCGTGCTGTACTACGCCTGCGACCTCGACACCGACCCGGACGTAATCCGTCAGGCCGTACAGACGGCGAAGCGGCTCCGCCCCCAGTCTCGGCGCTGGCGCATATTCCTGGACGAGGTTTCGGCCATTCCCCGATGGCCTCAGGCGGTGAAGTGGCTTAGAGACAACACACCGGCCAGAGAGGATACCTTCATCCTAACGGGGTCCTCGGCCATCGAGGTCGCGGCCGGCGCGGACAGGTTGCCTGGACGCCGAGGACGCGTCGCACGGCCGGACCGAATTCTCCTACCGTTGTCGTTCGCAGACTTCGCGCGACTGCACGGGGTGGCACCGCCTGTGGAGATGGCAGTGTCTGCTTTCCTGGATCCGGCGGCACAGCGTGAGATAGAACCGATGCTGCTCCACCAGCCACAGCTTCAGGGACTGCTCGAGCGGTACATGCGCGTCGGGGGGTTCCCCGCGGCGGTGATTGATGAGCACGTGAGCGGACGCGTGGCCGAGTCGACCGTCCGCATGCTGTGGGAGATGATCGAGGGCGAGGCGCAGCGGCACCGGCGTGATCCGGTGCGCCTGTTCCGCACGCTCGAGCACATCGTGACCAGCTTGTCGGGCCCCACGGAGTGGACGGCCCTGGGGGAGGCGATCGACGCCGACAGGCGCACGGCCGAGGAGTACGTGCGCCTGTTGGCCCGCATGTTTCTCGTGGTGGTGCTGTTTCGCCGTGATCCGCCAGGCGCGGACTGA
- a CDS encoding ribbon-helix-helix protein, CopG family, whose protein sequence is MRTTRPITVSLPTDLLREAQRVAREESRTRSALVREALQQYLASARWQRLRRWGAETAERMGIRTEEDLQRLLDKVATGRRRGGA, encoded by the coding sequence ATGCGGACCACCAGGCCGATCACCGTCTCGCTGCCGACAGACCTGCTGCGCGAGGCCCAGCGTGTGGCCAGAGAAGAGTCCCGCACGCGCAGCGCGCTCGTCCGCGAGGCGCTTCAGCAGTACCTAGCCTCCGCTCGCTGGCAGCGCCTGCGCCGGTGGGGGGCTGAGACAGCGGAACGAATGGGGATCAGAACGGAGGAGGATCTCCAGCGGCTGCTTGACAAGGTTGCGACCGGACGGAGGCGGGGCGGCGCGTGA
- a CDS encoding putative toxin-antitoxin system toxin component, PIN family, with protein MIRVVADTNVYVSAIVFGGTPEAILALARAGVVHLFVCPAILAELRSVLSKTFGWPESRVRDALAEVRAVASLVRPSARISGVLAHEADHRILEYAVAARVDFLVTGDRTHLLPLGVFEGIRIVTPREFIDNLAGAGTGE; from the coding sequence GTGATCCGGGTCGTCGCCGACACCAACGTCTACGTGTCGGCGATCGTGTTCGGCGGCACGCCCGAGGCCATCCTGGCACTCGCGCGCGCGGGCGTCGTGCATCTGTTCGTGTGCCCGGCGATCCTGGCTGAGCTTCGGTCGGTCCTCAGCAAGACCTTCGGCTGGCCGGAAAGCCGGGTCCGTGACGCTCTTGCCGAGGTTCGAGCGGTTGCCTCACTCGTCAGGCCTTCTGCCAGGATCTCAGGGGTTCTGGCTCACGAGGCCGACCACCGGATACTGGAGTACGCAGTCGCGGCCCGCGTTGACTTTCTCGTCACCGGAGACAGAACACACCTGCTGCCCCTCGGGGTTTTCGAGGGCATCAGGATCGTGACCCCGCGCGAGTTCATTGACAACCTCGCAGGGGCGGGCACGGGCGAGTAG
- a CDS encoding type II secretion system protein, which produces MALRRQDRGFTLIELVVVIAILGILIAVAVPRYLGARRGALIPEAEKALSELRSQAWSYYQQYGTWEGVTNANFASAMGFIAPGGACWSYDLAAAGTATGIQFRASGNPAGAPPKCGPLGAPGDSIITLHLNDDGSAQRAQSLP; this is translated from the coding sequence GTGGCACTTCGCCGGCAGGATCGCGGCTTCACCCTGATCGAGCTGGTCGTCGTAATCGCGATCCTGGGGATCCTGATCGCAGTGGCGGTTCCGCGGTATCTGGGTGCGCGGCGCGGCGCCCTGATTCCGGAGGCCGAGAAGGCGCTCAGCGAGTTGAGGTCGCAGGCGTGGTCCTACTACCAGCAGTACGGCACCTGGGAAGGGGTCACCAACGCCAACTTCGCCTCCGCCATGGGGTTCATCGCACCCGGCGGTGCCTGCTGGAGCTACGATCTGGCCGCCGCCGGCACTGCCACCGGCATCCAGTTCAGGGCCAGTGGAAACCCGGCCGGGGCGCCGCCCAAGTGCGGCCCCCTGGGCGCACCGGGCGACTCCATCATCACGCTGCACCTGAACGACGACGGATCGGCGCAGCGCGCTCAGTCACTGCCGTAA
- a CDS encoding type II toxin-antitoxin system HicB family antitoxin, with protein MRFTAVYVKVPEGYVAFVEELPGANTQGSTLEEARENLKEAVELVLEANRILTEESLEGQEVIREPLPTA; from the coding sequence ATGAGGTTCACGGCGGTCTACGTCAAGGTTCCTGAGGGCTACGTCGCCTTCGTGGAAGAGCTGCCGGGCGCTAACACGCAGGGCTCGACCCTTGAGGAGGCCAGAGAGAACCTGAAGGAGGCAGTCGAGCTTGTTCTGGAGGCGAATCGGATCTTGACGGAGGAGAGCCTTGAAGGTCAAGAGGTTATTAGGGAGCCCCTCCCGACCGCATGA